GCCGTCAATACTTCACGCCGAGATTGGTCCGTACCCATGCGCCGAGCAGGTCCGCAAGCGCTTCCGTTCATTTCTTGAACGACAACCTCTTGACGTGAGCACGTAATAGCAGTTCACTCACGGGTCGTTCGACGGCACTTCCCCCACGCCCCTGCCGAGAAAGGCAGCAGCCCATGATTCGGACAAGCAGGACGGCGAGAGTCCTCGTCGCGACGGCGCTCGCGACCGCGGGACTGGCCGGGCTCTCCTCGGGCACCGCGCAGGCCGCCGGTGAGACCGTGAACATCGTGCTGACCACCACGGACGACTCCGGTGGCCGTCATGTCACCCGCGGCCTCCAGGCCCAGACGCCCATCGCCTTCGGCGCCGGGAACGGCGGTTCCGGGACGGACATCACCGTCGACGAGAACACCCGCTACCAGACCTTCACCGGTGGCGGAGCCTCGTTCACGGACACGGCAGCCTGGCTGATGAAGGGCAGCGGGGCACTGAGTCAGGCCACCCGCGACGCGACGATGAGGAAGCTCTTCTCGCCGACGGAGGGCATCGGACTGTCTTTCGTACGCAACCCGATGGGCGGATCGGACCTCGCGCGTTTCGGTTACACCTACGACGACATGCCTGCCGGGCAGACGGACCCGGATCTCTCCGAGTTCTCGATCGCACATGATCTGCAGGACGTCCTGCCGCTCACGAAACAGGCGGAGCAGCTCAACCCCGCCCTGACCACGGTCGCCTCCCCGTGGACGGCGCCGGCCTGGATGAAGGACAACGGACGGCTCGACGGCGGCTGGCTGAAGGCCGAGAACTACGGCGCCTACGCGAACTACTTCGTGAAGTACCTCCAGGCGTGGAAGGACCAGGGCGTCCCGGTCGACTACGTCACCGCGCAGAACGAACCCACCTGCTGCTCCGGCTACCCGTCGATGAGCTGGAACGGCTCGGGCCTCGCCTACTTCACCAAGGACGAGCTGCTGCCGAAACTCCGGTCGGCGGGCCTGGCCACCAAGGTGCTGGCGCACGACTGGAACTGGGACAGCTACGACGCCTACGCCGCCCCCACCGTCGACGACGCGGCCGTACGCAGCCACCCGAACTTCGGCGGGATCGCCTGGCACGGCTACGGCGGCGACATCGCGAAGCAGACGGCCGTCCACGATCTGTACCCGCAGCTGGACGCTTTCCAGACCGAGCACTCGGGCGGCACCTGGATCGCCGACCAGCAGCGCGAGGACATGCTGAACATCATCGACTACACCCGCAACTGGGCGAAGTCGGTGACCAAGTGGTCGCTGGCCGTCGACCAGAACCGGGGCCCCCACAACGGTGGTTGCGGCACCTGTGACGGGCTGATCACCGTGCACGACGGGGACAGCCGGCACGGCCAGGTCGACTACACGGTCGAGTACTACACGATGGGCCACCTGACGAAGTACGTCCGCCCCGGCGCCGCCCGCATCGCGTCGACGGGCAGCTCCGCCGTGCCCAACGTCGCCTGGCGCAACCCCGACGGCTCGAAGGCCCTCATCGCCTACAACGGGGCGGCCTCCGCCCAGCAGGTCACCGTCAACTGGGGCGGGCAGAAGTTCACCTACTCCCTGCCGGGCCGCACCTCGGCGACGTTCACCTGGTCGGGCACCCAGTCGGGCTCCTCCGGCAGCACCGGCGCCCTCGCCGGCGACAACGGCAAGTGCCTGGACGCCACGGGCAACAGCGGCTCCGACGGCACGCCCGTACAGATCTGGGAGTGTACCGGCGCGGCCAACCAGAGATGGACGGTCTCCGGCGACGGCTCGGTCAAGGTGCTCGGCGCCTGCCTGGACGTCACGTCGGGCTCGACGGCCGACGGAGCGAAGGTGCAGCTGTACACCTGCAACGGCTCGGGCGCACAACGCTGGACGTACGACCCTGCGACGGGGGACGTCGTCAACACGGCCGCGGACAAGTGCCTGGACGTGGCCGACCGGTCCACGGCCGACGGGGCCCGTGTGCAGATCTGGACCTGCACCGGGGCCGCCAACCAGAAGTGGCGACTGCGGTGACGGGCTGATCCTTCGGCGTGGTCGAGCGCCGGCTCGTGGCGCTCCGGGATGCCACGGCCGCCCACGCGTCCGGCAGGATCCGGACGCGTGGGCGGCCTGCCGTCCGCTAGTCGGTGGGCTCGACGCCGGCCCGCAGCAGGCCGTAGGTGTACGCGTCCTCCAGTGCCTGCCAGGACGCGGCGATGACGTTCTCGGCCACGCCGACCGTCGCCCAGTCACCCGATCCGTCGCCCGTGGTGATCAGTACCCGGGTGGTGGACTCGGTACCGGTACGGCCTTCCAGGATGCGGACCTTGTAGTCGACCAGCTCCAGCTTGGCGAGCTGCGGGTAGATCCGCTCCAGGCCGACGCGCAGGGCCCGGTCCAGGGCGTTGACCGGGCCGTTGCCCTCGGCGGTGGCGACGATCCGCTCACCCTTGGCCCAGAGCTTCACGGTCGCCTCGTTGGCGTGGGTGCCGTCGGGACGGTTCTCGACGATGGCCCGCCAGGACTCGACGCGGAAGTAGCGGCGGGGCCTGCCCTCGACCTCGGCGCGCAGGAGCAGTTCGAAGGAGGCGTCGGCCGCCTCGTAGGTGTAGCCCTTGAGTTCGCGCTCCTTGACCCGCTCGACCACCCGGCCGACGAGCGCGCGGTCGTCCCCCAGGTCGATGCCGAGCTCCTTGCCCTTGAGCTCGATGGAGGCGCGGCCGGCCATGTCGGACACCAGCATCCGCATGGTGTTGCCTACGCGCTCCGGGTCGATGTGCTGGTAGAGGTCCGGGTCGACCTTGATGGCGGAGGCGTGCAGTCCGGCCTTGTGGGCGAAGGCGGAGACACCGACGTACGGCTGGTGCGTGGAGGGCGTCAGATTGACGACCTCGGCGATGGCGTGGGAGATGCGGGTCATGTCGGCGAGCGCGCCCTCGTGCAGGACGGTCTTGCCGTACTTGAGTTCCAGCGCGGCGACGACCGGGAAGAGGTTCGCGTTGCCGACCCGCTCGCCGTAGCCGTTGGCGGTGCACTGCACATGGGTGGCGCCCGCGTCCACGGCGGCCAGGGTGTTGGCGACGGCGCAGCCCGTGTCGTCCTGGGCGTGGATGCCGATCCGGGCTCCGGTGTCGGCGAGGACGGTGGAGACGACGGCCTGGACCTGCGCGGGAAGCATCCCGCCGTTGGTGTCGCAGAGGATGACCACGTCGGCGCCGGCCTCGTGGGCGGCGCGTACGACCGCCTTTGCGTACTCCGCATTCGCGCGGTAGCCGTCGAAGAAGTGCTCGCAGTCGACGAAGACCCGGCGGCCCTGCTCCCGGAGGTGGGCGACGGTGTCGCGGACCATCTCCAGGTTCTCGTCCAGGGTGGTGCGCAGGGCCAGTTCGACGTGACGGTCGTGGGACTTGGCGACCAGCGTGATCACCGGGGCGCCGGAGTCCAGGAGTGCCTGGACCTGCGGGTCCTCGGCGGCCTTGCCGCCGGCCCTGCGGGTGGCGCCGAACGCGACGAGCTGGGCGTGCTCGAAGTCGATCTCCTGCTGGGCACGGGCGAAGAACTCGGTGTCACGGGGGTTGGCGCCGGGCCAGCCGCCCTCGATGAAACCCACGCCGAAGTCGTCCAGATGCCGGGCAATGGTCAGCTTGTCCGCGACCGTCAGGTTGATGCCTTCACGCTGCGCACCGTCGCGCAGGGTGGTGTCGAAGACATGGAAGGTGTCGTCGGGGGCTGTGGCCTTGGTGGTCATGCTGATCTGACTCCTGTCGGGTGAGCGGATCCGGACGAATCGGCTCCACTTGCCCCCATCATCTCGCGTGCCTCGCCCCGGCCGTGGTGTGGGCCGGAAAACGAAAAAACCCCTCGCGGGTGCGAGAGGTCTGCGCGCGGGTCTGGGGCACGATGTCCGTTCCGTACGTGGTGGTACGGGACGGTCACTGCGGACCGGCGCGCCTGCTGCCGATAATCATGGCGGACGAGGACACGCACGCAGTCTGGCACAACGGCGCCACCCGCACCGGCCTGTCTCAGGATCCGGGCGTGACGTCCGCCGCGGGCGTGCCCGGCCCCGGGGGGCGTGAGCGTCTCGTCCGCGTACGCGCGCAACTGGTCGAGGACCTGTTCCCCTCCCGTGCCGGGCATGCCGACGGTGACGTGCACGCTGAAGCCGTCCATCAGGGCCCTCAGCCGGGTCGCGGTACGGCCGGCCCCGACGGCCCGGAACTCCCCGCGGGCGATGCCGTCGGCCAGCAGCTCCGTGAGGTCGCGGTGCCAGGCGTCCTCGATGGCGGCCTGCCGGGCGCGGGCGTCGTCGTCGGCGCCCTGCGAGCGGTTCCAGACCTCCAGCCGGAGCGTCCAGCGCGGATCACGGTGGCCGTCGGGGACGTACAGCGCGATGCAGGCGTCGAGCCGTTCGCGTGCGGTGCCGGGCCCGTCGAGCAGGGCCCGGCGTTCGGTGCCGAGCCGCGCCTCGCTCCACTCCAGGGTCCGCAGCAGGAGCTCGTCCTTGGTCCGGAAGTAGTAGAGGAGGTGCCCGCTGCTCATTCCTACCTCGCGACCGAGCCCCGCCACGGTGAGCCCGTCGAGGCCGCGCTCGGCGACGGTGGCCATGACGGCGGCGAGCACGTCATCCCGGGGCGGGGCGATGTTGCGGCGGCGCGGGGTACGGGGCACGTTCTCAGATCCTGGGCTGTTGCTGCGCGATGCGGTGGATGCCTCCACCACCGGCAAAGATCGTACGGGCGTCGACGGGAGTGTCACCGTACGGCCGGGGAACAGGTCGCCGAACACGGCTGCCGCCTCCTCGGGTCGTCGAAGGCGTGGAGGATCACCCCGCCGTCGCAGAGGCGGTGGTTGACGTTCTCGAGCGGCGCCCGGAACAAGGTCCGGAGTCCGGGGACGCCGAAGGCCGCGCCCCCTGCGGCAGGTTCCAGGGGGCGCGGCCGTCGTGGCGGGACCGGTCGGCGGCTCGGACCGGACCGGGGGCTAGCCGAGCTCGTGCATCCAGCCGTGGGTGTCCTCGGCGATACCGCGCTGGATGTCCAGCAGGCGCTCACGCAGCTTGAGGGTGACCTCGCCGGGGGCGCCGTCGCCCTGGGTCCACTCGCCGTCCGCGGACTTCACGGTGCCGACGGGCGTGATGACGGCGGCGGTGCCGCAGGCGAAGACCTCGGTGAGGGTGCCGTTCCCGGTGTCGGTGCGCCACTGGTCGATGGAGACGCGGCCCTCCTCCGAGGTGTAACCGAGGTCGCGGGCGACGGTGAGGAGGGAGTCACGGGTGACGCCGGCGAGCAGGGAGCCGGTGAGGGAGGGCGTGACGATGCGCTTGCTGCCGTCCTCCTGCCCGTACACGAAGTACAGGTTCATGCCGCCCAGCTCCTCGACCCACTTGTGCTCGACGGCGTCGAGGTAGGCGACCTGGTCGCAGCCCTGCTCGGCGGCCTCGGCCTGGGCGAGGAGGGAGGCGGCGTAGTTGCCGCCGGTCTTGGCGTCGCCCATGCCGCCGGGAACGGCGCGGACCCGGTCCTGGGAGAGCCAGATGGAGACCGGCTTCACCCCACCGGGGAAGTAGGCGCCGGCAGGGGAGGCGATGACGAGGAAGAGGTACTCGTTGGCCGGGCGGACACCGAGACCCACCTCGGTGGCGATCATGAACGGGCGCAGGTAGAGGGACTCCTCGCCACCGTGCGCCGGGACCCAGGCCTGGTCCTGCTGGACCAGGACGTCGCACGCCTCGATGAACGTCTCGACGGGCAGCTCCGGCATCGCGAGCCGGGCGGCGGACCGCTGGAAGCGGGCGGCGTTGGCCTCGGGGCGGAAGGTGGCCACCGTGCCGTCGGGCTGCCGGTACGCCTTGAGCCCTTCGAAGATCTCCTGCGCGTAGTGCAGCGTCATGTTCGCGGGGTCCATGGACAGCGGCCCGTACGGCACGAGCTGGGCGTCGTGCCAGCCGCGGCCCTCGGTCCAGCGGATCGTCACCATGTGGTCGGTGAAGTGGCGGCCGAAGCCGGGGCTGGCCAGGATCGCCTCGCGCTCCGCGTCGGACAGCGGGTTGGAGGAGGGCTTGAGCTCGATCGTGGGCGTCGTCATGAGTGCGTGTCCTTCACCGGTCTTGTGTGTGATGGACCGCGCTCACGCCCGCTCCCGCCCGGTCTTCACCGGACAGGTTGTAGGACGTCCGAGCTCTGCC
The DNA window shown above is from Streptomyces sp. Alt3 and carries:
- a CDS encoding branched-chain amino acid aminotransferase, whose amino-acid sequence is MTTPTIELKPSSNPLSDAEREAILASPGFGRHFTDHMVTIRWTEGRGWHDAQLVPYGPLSMDPANMTLHYAQEIFEGLKAYRQPDGTVATFRPEANAARFQRSAARLAMPELPVETFIEACDVLVQQDQAWVPAHGGEESLYLRPFMIATEVGLGVRPANEYLFLVIASPAGAYFPGGVKPVSIWLSQDRVRAVPGGMGDAKTGGNYAASLLAQAEAAEQGCDQVAYLDAVEHKWVEELGGMNLYFVYGQEDGSKRIVTPSLTGSLLAGVTRDSLLTVARDLGYTSEEGRVSIDQWRTDTGNGTLTEVFACGTAAVITPVGTVKSADGEWTQGDGAPGEVTLKLRERLLDIQRGIAEDTHGWMHELG
- the cimA gene encoding citramalate synthase, producing MTTKATAPDDTFHVFDTTLRDGAQREGINLTVADKLTIARHLDDFGVGFIEGGWPGANPRDTEFFARAQQEIDFEHAQLVAFGATRRAGGKAAEDPQVQALLDSGAPVITLVAKSHDRHVELALRTTLDENLEMVRDTVAHLREQGRRVFVDCEHFFDGYRANAEYAKAVVRAAHEAGADVVILCDTNGGMLPAQVQAVVSTVLADTGARIGIHAQDDTGCAVANTLAAVDAGATHVQCTANGYGERVGNANLFPVVAALELKYGKTVLHEGALADMTRISHAIAEVVNLTPSTHQPYVGVSAFAHKAGLHASAIKVDPDLYQHIDPERVGNTMRMLVSDMAGRASIELKGKELGIDLGDDRALVGRVVERVKERELKGYTYEAADASFELLLRAEVEGRPRRYFRVESWRAIVENRPDGTHANEATVKLWAKGERIVATAEGNGPVNALDRALRVGLERIYPQLAKLELVDYKVRILEGRTGTESTTRVLITTGDGSGDWATVGVAENVIAASWQALEDAYTYGLLRAGVEPTD
- a CDS encoding ricin-type beta-trefoil lectin domain protein, which codes for MIRTSRTARVLVATALATAGLAGLSSGTAQAAGETVNIVLTTTDDSGGRHVTRGLQAQTPIAFGAGNGGSGTDITVDENTRYQTFTGGGASFTDTAAWLMKGSGALSQATRDATMRKLFSPTEGIGLSFVRNPMGGSDLARFGYTYDDMPAGQTDPDLSEFSIAHDLQDVLPLTKQAEQLNPALTTVASPWTAPAWMKDNGRLDGGWLKAENYGAYANYFVKYLQAWKDQGVPVDYVTAQNEPTCCSGYPSMSWNGSGLAYFTKDELLPKLRSAGLATKVLAHDWNWDSYDAYAAPTVDDAAVRSHPNFGGIAWHGYGGDIAKQTAVHDLYPQLDAFQTEHSGGTWIADQQREDMLNIIDYTRNWAKSVTKWSLAVDQNRGPHNGGCGTCDGLITVHDGDSRHGQVDYTVEYYTMGHLTKYVRPGAARIASTGSSAVPNVAWRNPDGSKALIAYNGAASAQQVTVNWGGQKFTYSLPGRTSATFTWSGTQSGSSGSTGALAGDNGKCLDATGNSGSDGTPVQIWECTGAANQRWTVSGDGSVKVLGACLDVTSGSTADGAKVQLYTCNGSGAQRWTYDPATGDVVNTAADKCLDVADRSTADGARVQIWTCTGAANQKWRLR